In Phytoactinopolyspora mesophila, the following are encoded in one genomic region:
- a CDS encoding sulfite oxidase yields MTEDIDLPVSSAARVADPDEDITLDELRLAARNHGMPLEALDYDVTPVGLHYLLTHYDIPILDHPSWRLNIAGHVQHPLELDLAALQALPQVTQRVTLECAGNGRAKLLPRPVSQPWLDEAVGTADWTGTPLAPLLRRAGVASSAVDVVFTGADHGIERGIEQDYQRALPLEEVLRDDVLLAYAVNGQPLPPQHGAPVRLIVPGWYGMTQVKWLVRIDVIDTAFTGFQNAHAYRLKQAADDEGVPVTRIEPRALVRPPGFPDFQTRVRIVDRGVHELTGRAWSGHAPVTRVEVSADAGQTWADAVLGPDPEPYAWRAWRWTWEAGEPGRHTLCARATDAAGNVQPVEEPWNVQGMANNVIHRVPVLVR; encoded by the coding sequence ATGACGGAAGATATCGATCTGCCGGTGAGCTCGGCGGCGCGGGTGGCCGATCCGGACGAGGACATCACCCTGGACGAACTCCGGCTGGCGGCCCGCAACCACGGCATGCCGCTCGAGGCTCTGGATTACGACGTCACACCGGTGGGCCTGCACTATCTGCTGACGCACTACGACATCCCGATCCTGGATCATCCGTCATGGCGGCTGAACATCGCCGGACACGTGCAACACCCGCTGGAGCTGGATCTGGCCGCCCTGCAGGCACTTCCGCAGGTGACTCAGCGGGTGACACTCGAGTGTGCGGGCAACGGCCGTGCCAAGCTGCTACCGCGACCGGTGAGCCAGCCTTGGCTGGACGAGGCCGTGGGCACCGCTGACTGGACCGGTACGCCACTTGCGCCGCTGCTACGTCGAGCGGGGGTGGCCAGCAGTGCTGTCGACGTCGTGTTCACCGGTGCCGACCACGGCATCGAGCGCGGGATCGAGCAGGACTACCAGCGTGCACTTCCGCTGGAGGAGGTGTTGCGTGACGACGTCCTGCTGGCTTACGCCGTCAACGGCCAGCCACTGCCGCCGCAGCACGGAGCACCGGTTCGGCTCATTGTGCCGGGCTGGTACGGAATGACGCAGGTGAAGTGGCTCGTCCGGATCGACGTCATCGACACGGCCTTCACCGGCTTCCAGAATGCCCATGCCTACCGGCTCAAACAGGCCGCGGACGATGAGGGAGTCCCCGTCACCCGGATCGAGCCGCGTGCGCTGGTGCGCCCGCCCGGTTTCCCGGACTTCCAGACCCGGGTCCGCATCGTCGATCGAGGCGTGCACGAGCTGACCGGGCGGGCGTGGTCCGGCCATGCGCCGGTGACGCGGGTGGAGGTGAGTGCCGACGCCGGTCAGACGTGGGCCGACGCGGTGCTGGGCCCGGACCCGGAGCCGTATGCGTGGCGCGCCTGGCGTTGGACGTGGGAAGCCGGCGAGCCGGGACGGCACACCTTGTGTGCTAGAGCCACCGACGCCGCCGGTAACGTTCAACCGGTCGAGGAGCCGTGGAACGTCCAGGGGATGGCCAACAACGTCATCCACCGCGTCCCGGTGCTCGTTCGCTGA